The following are encoded together in the Azospirillum brasilense genome:
- a CDS encoding MFS transporter: MGSSTTATERDARLVNARDHRVNPGEIAIGVIIGRTSEFFDFFVYAIASVIVFPKLVFPYLDPLTGTLWSFAIFALAFVARPVGSMLFMAIDRAHGRGAKLTLSLFLLGTSTVAIAFLPSYEQIGAAAIWLLAAARIGQGLALGGAWDGLASLLALNAPENRRGWYAMIPQLGAPIGLIVASALFAYFAGSLSAEDFFSWGWRYPFFVAFAINVVALFARLRIVVTPEYTHLFESRELQPVPVTEMLRNEGMRVVLGAFAPLASFALFHMVTVFPLSWIFLYTQDTPADFLLIEVVGAFFGLGAIIASGLIADRIGRRTLLGSCAAAIAVFSGVAPLLLNGGPLGELVFMIVGFVILGLSFGQSSGVVASGFTQRYRYTGAAITSDLAWLFGAGFAPLVALVLSANYGLFSAGAYLLSGAVCTLLALWLNKTLAK, from the coding sequence ATGGGATCATCGACCACGGCGACCGAACGGGATGCAAGACTGGTCAATGCCCGCGACCACAGGGTGAATCCCGGTGAAATCGCGATTGGCGTCATCATCGGACGGACGTCCGAATTCTTCGATTTTTTCGTTTATGCCATCGCTTCGGTGATCGTCTTCCCGAAGCTGGTCTTTCCCTATCTTGACCCGCTCACCGGAACGTTGTGGTCCTTCGCGATCTTCGCGCTGGCCTTCGTCGCCCGCCCGGTGGGCAGCATGCTGTTCATGGCCATCGACCGTGCCCACGGGCGCGGTGCGAAGCTCACCCTCTCCCTGTTCCTGCTGGGCACCTCGACGGTCGCCATCGCCTTTCTGCCGAGTTACGAGCAGATCGGCGCGGCAGCGATCTGGCTGCTGGCGGCGGCCCGCATCGGCCAGGGTCTGGCGCTGGGCGGCGCATGGGACGGCCTCGCCTCGCTGCTGGCGCTGAATGCGCCGGAGAACCGTCGCGGCTGGTACGCGATGATTCCTCAGCTCGGCGCCCCCATCGGGCTGATCGTGGCGAGCGCCCTCTTCGCCTATTTCGCCGGCAGCCTGTCGGCCGAGGATTTCTTCAGCTGGGGCTGGCGCTATCCGTTCTTCGTGGCCTTCGCCATCAACGTCGTGGCGCTGTTCGCGCGGCTGCGCATCGTGGTGACGCCGGAATACACCCACCTGTTCGAAAGCCGCGAGCTTCAGCCGGTCCCGGTGACCGAGATGCTGCGCAACGAGGGCATGCGCGTCGTGCTGGGCGCCTTCGCCCCGCTGGCCAGCTTCGCGCTGTTCCACATGGTGACCGTCTTCCCGCTGTCCTGGATCTTCCTCTACACCCAGGACACGCCGGCGGACTTCCTGCTGATCGAGGTGGTCGGGGCCTTCTTCGGCCTGGGGGCGATCATCGCCTCCGGCTTGATCGCCGACCGCATCGGCCGCCGCACCCTGCTGGGAAGCTGCGCCGCGGCCATCGCCGTGTTCAGCGGCGTGGCGCCCCTGCTGCTGAACGGCGGGCCGCTGGGCGAGCTGGTCTTCATGATCGTCGGCTTCGTGATCCTGGGTCTGTCCTTCGGCCAGTCGTCGGGCGTGGTCGCGTCGGGCTTCACCCAGCGCTACCGCTACACCGGGGCGGCCATCACCTCGGACCTCGCCTGGCTGTTCGGGGCGGGCTTCGCGCCGCTGGTGGCGCTGGTGCTGTCGGCGAACTACGGCCTGTTCTCGGCCGGCGCCTACCTGCTGTCGGGCGCGGTCTGCACGTTGCTGGCCCTGTGGCTCAACAAGACGCTGGCCAAGTGA
- a CDS encoding lysylphosphatidylglycerol synthase domain-containing protein → MAHTESPPTWTQRLLRYGTGVLILALLAGALVILNRWLEQYSVADIRQALDRITGVQLLAASAAAAVSYWLLTLYDLLALRHLRRPLPYRWVAFTAFTSYAFSHSLGFASIIGATVRYRLYAPHGLAGVEVAQVTLFVVTTFMLGLATVMPVVMLIDPTALKALHVPPGSATLLGLAALAVLVAYAVGGFWLRRPLRVFGHAIAFPRPSIAVRQLLLGLCDLSLAALVLYLCLPPSDAVSYADVLVAFGLALVAGIISHVPGGLGVFDAIVLVSLTPAMPGNDVMAGLLVFRLIYYLAPLVIAGLMFGGVEAFQARRRISGLSREISAAISPAVPLVLAACIFITGAFLLFSRATPEETLPAPFDATALPLVEMSHFTGSVAGVLLILLAHAVQRRLHAAWVLSLVLLATACASALLKGGDWPEAIVPGLIFLALLPARKEFHRRGNILRNPLTPSWFIATGVALASAFWLGLFSYKHIAFSDELWWHFTLHGDASRFLRASVAVGVIALGAALVHLVSAASRDPREQEREEKPPGPLTAARRTD, encoded by the coding sequence ATGGCCCACACCGAAAGCCCCCCGACCTGGACCCAGCGGCTCCTGCGCTACGGCACGGGGGTGCTGATCCTGGCCCTTCTGGCCGGGGCACTGGTCATCCTGAACCGCTGGCTGGAGCAGTACAGCGTCGCCGACATCCGGCAGGCGCTGGACCGCATCACGGGCGTGCAGCTTCTTGCCGCCTCGGCGGCGGCGGCGGTCAGCTACTGGCTGCTGACGCTCTACGACCTGCTGGCCCTGCGCCACCTGCGGCGACCCCTGCCCTACCGCTGGGTGGCTTTCACCGCCTTCACCAGCTACGCCTTCAGCCACAGCCTGGGCTTCGCCAGCATCATCGGGGCGACGGTGCGCTACCGCCTCTACGCCCCGCATGGGCTGGCCGGGGTGGAGGTGGCGCAGGTGACGCTGTTCGTCGTCACCACCTTCATGCTCGGGCTGGCGACGGTGATGCCGGTGGTCATGCTGATCGACCCCACGGCGCTGAAGGCGCTGCATGTCCCGCCGGGCAGCGCCACGCTGCTGGGGCTGGCGGCGCTGGCGGTGCTGGTGGCCTACGCGGTGGGCGGCTTCTGGCTGCGCCGGCCGCTGCGGGTGTTCGGACACGCCATCGCCTTCCCCCGCCCGTCCATTGCGGTTCGGCAGCTCCTGCTGGGGCTGTGCGACCTGTCGCTGGCGGCGCTGGTCCTCTATCTCTGCCTGCCGCCGAGCGACGCGGTGAGCTACGCCGACGTCCTGGTCGCCTTCGGGCTGGCGCTGGTCGCCGGCATCATCAGCCACGTGCCGGGGGGACTGGGGGTGTTCGACGCCATCGTCCTGGTCAGCCTGACCCCGGCCATGCCCGGCAACGACGTGATGGCGGGATTGCTGGTCTTCCGGCTGATCTATTATCTGGCGCCGCTGGTGATCGCCGGGCTGATGTTCGGCGGGGTGGAGGCCTTCCAGGCCCGGCGCCGCATCAGCGGCCTGTCACGGGAAATCTCCGCCGCCATCAGCCCGGCGGTGCCGCTGGTGCTCGCCGCCTGCATCTTCATCACCGGGGCCTTCCTGCTGTTCTCGCGCGCCACGCCGGAGGAGACGCTGCCCGCCCCCTTCGACGCCACGGCGCTGCCGCTGGTGGAGATGTCGCACTTCACCGGCAGCGTCGCCGGGGTGCTGCTGATCCTGCTGGCCCACGCGGTGCAGCGGCGGCTGCACGCCGCCTGGGTGCTGTCGCTGGTGCTGCTGGCGACAGCCTGCGCCTCGGCCCTGCTGAAGGGCGGCGACTGGCCGGAAGCCATCGTGCCGGGACTGATCTTTCTGGCCCTGCTGCCGGCCCGCAAGGAGTTCCACCGCCGCGGCAACATCCTGCGCAATCCCCTGACGCCGAGCTGGTTCATCGCGACCGGTGTGGCGCTGGCCAGCGCCTTCTGGCTCGGCCTGTTCTCCTACAAGCACATCGCCTTCAGCGACGAGCTGTGGTGGCATTTCACCCTGCACGGCGACGCCTCCCGCTTCCTGCGGGCGTCGGTGGCGGTGGGCGTGATCGCGCTCGGCGCCGCCCTGGTCCATCTGGTGTCGGCGGCCAGCCGCGACCCGCGGGAACAGGAACGGGAGGAGAAGCCCCCCGGCCCCCTCACCGCCGCCAGAAGGACGGACTGA
- a CDS encoding NAD(P)H-hydrate dehydratase has product MNDPIPVTRDLLRSMALPHPGDGADKDGRGRVLVIGGSVEVPGAVLLAGTAALRAGAGKLQMATCRSVAPHLGLAVPEALVLGLHETAEGGIAPDCVDTLCERAARCTAVLIGPGMMDKRAVADLTGALIAGLDGEGGPVLVIDAEALMGLDNANEALCRRGGRTIITPHAGEMAGLSGISREEVEADPPAAARRVADLHKVIVVLKGACTHIATPDGRMWAYDGGNVGLATSGSGDTLAGVIAGLAARGADPAKAAIWGVHLHGEAGNRLARRGPLGFLARELLAQVPEIMAELSA; this is encoded by the coding sequence ATGAACGACCCGATCCCGGTCACCCGCGACCTGCTGCGATCCATGGCGCTGCCCCACCCCGGCGACGGCGCCGACAAGGACGGGCGGGGCCGGGTTCTGGTCATCGGCGGCAGCGTCGAGGTGCCGGGCGCCGTGCTGCTGGCCGGGACGGCGGCGCTGCGCGCCGGGGCGGGCAAGCTTCAGATGGCGACCTGCCGCAGCGTGGCCCCGCATCTCGGGCTCGCCGTGCCGGAGGCGCTGGTGCTCGGCTTGCATGAGACGGCGGAAGGCGGCATCGCCCCCGATTGTGTGGACACGCTGTGCGAGCGGGCGGCCCGCTGCACCGCGGTGCTGATCGGACCCGGAATGATGGACAAGCGCGCTGTCGCCGACCTGACCGGCGCGCTGATCGCCGGGCTGGATGGGGAGGGCGGTCCGGTTCTGGTCATCGACGCCGAAGCGCTGATGGGCCTGGACAACGCCAACGAAGCGCTGTGCCGCCGCGGCGGGCGGACGATCATCACGCCGCACGCTGGCGAGATGGCCGGCCTGTCCGGAATCAGCCGGGAGGAGGTGGAGGCCGATCCGCCCGCCGCCGCCCGCCGCGTTGCGGACCTTCACAAGGTGATCGTCGTGCTGAAGGGCGCCTGCACCCACATCGCCACGCCGGACGGTCGGATGTGGGCCTATGACGGCGGCAATGTCGGGCTTGCGACCTCGGGGTCGGGCGACACGCTGGCGGGCGTCATCGCCGGTCTGGCCGCGCGGGGCGCCGACCCGGCCAAGGCGGCGATCTGGGGTGTCCATCTGCATGGCGAGGCCGGCAACCGTCTGGCCCGCCGCGGCCCACTGGGCTTCCTGGCCCGCGAACTGCTGGCTCAGGTGCCGGAGATCATGGCCGAATTGTCGGCGTAG
- a CDS encoding histidine phosphatase family protein: MQQRWPQRLWIVRHGESAGNVARDAAYAAGVGRIDIAERDVDVPLSRQGEQQSEALARWFAALPPGERPDVVLTSPYLRARRTAEIIHAGGGLPVEPTEFVVDERLREKEFGILDRLTALGIAQEHPEQAEFRRILGKFYFRPPAGESWCDVILRLRSALDTISLHHGGQRVLVVSHQVVVLCLRYLLEGMTEEQILAIDREGDVANCGVTEYAFNPAQGHSGRMRLRRYNFVAPLEVAGAPLTAEPDANAAVR; the protein is encoded by the coding sequence ATGCAGCAGCGCTGGCCGCAGAGGCTGTGGATCGTCCGTCACGGGGAAAGCGCCGGCAACGTCGCGCGCGACGCCGCCTACGCCGCCGGGGTGGGGCGGATCGACATCGCCGAGCGCGACGTCGACGTGCCGCTCAGTCGCCAGGGGGAGCAGCAGTCCGAAGCGTTGGCGCGCTGGTTCGCCGCGCTGCCGCCGGGCGAGCGGCCCGACGTGGTGCTGACCTCCCCCTATCTGCGGGCCCGGAGGACGGCGGAGATCATCCACGCCGGGGGTGGCCTGCCGGTCGAACCCACGGAGTTCGTGGTGGACGAGCGGCTGCGCGAGAAGGAGTTCGGCATCCTCGACCGGCTGACCGCGCTGGGCATCGCGCAGGAGCACCCCGAGCAGGCGGAGTTCCGCCGCATCCTCGGCAAATTCTACTTCCGCCCGCCCGCCGGGGAAAGCTGGTGCGACGTCATCCTGCGGCTGCGCAGCGCGCTTGACACCATCAGCCTGCACCATGGCGGGCAGCGCGTGCTGGTGGTCAGCCATCAGGTCGTCGTGCTGTGCCTGCGCTACCTGCTGGAGGGCATGACGGAGGAGCAGATCCTCGCCATCGACCGCGAGGGCGACGTGGCGAATTGCGGGGTCACCGAATACGCCTTCAATCCCGCCCAGGGGCACAGCGGGCGGATGCGGCTTCGCCGTTACAATTTCGTCGCCCCGCTGGAGGTGGCCGGGGCGCCGCTGACCGCCGAACCCGACGCCAATGCGGCCGTCCGATGA
- a CDS encoding BCCT family transporter → MHGINKTVSFTAGGLILLFVLLASVFTEPFGERISALQSAIVGNFGWFYILSVAGFLLFALWLFFSPYGSIKLGKDDDEPEFSYLTWFAMLFSAGMGIGLLFYGVAEPVLHFANPRIGEAGTPDAAREAMNLAFLHWGLHAWGIYITVGLSLGYFAYRHDLPLTIRSALYPLLGDRLSGWPGHLVDIVAIVGTLFGIATSLGLGVMQINAGLDYLGLVGVGTVQQMVLIAVITAVATVSAVSGVGKGIRRLSELNMLAGLLLLLFVFLLGPSVFLLSTLVESIGRYLWTLPYISFRTLPYTGAEWQASWTMFYWGWWISWAPFVGMFIARVSRGRTIREFIGGVLFAPVALTFVWFTVFGETAIHMEMFEGGGMAAAVQESVPTALFVMLDRLPLSVVTSALATLIVVTFFVTSADSGALVIDIIGSGGNQDPPIATRIFWAVLCGVVAAVLLLVGGLQALQTAAVTTALPFAVVMVLMCVGLVTSLRAERRAGPDRRVARVPTASEGGAPVQPVGDGNWRQQLAAVIGRKAAIAAAAPPGAASARREVARFIAETVEPAFRDIAAELERLGRRAVIEVGPYNAGLAVLRDGEEEFSYDIRARAYHPLTFALPDLKAADEQWQMRVEVILRGGLHKQLLPALAGREAIVRDFVQEYGKWRGW, encoded by the coding sequence ATGCACGGGATCAACAAAACCGTCTCCTTCACCGCAGGGGGGCTGATTCTTCTGTTCGTCCTGCTCGCCAGCGTCTTCACCGAACCGTTCGGGGAGCGGATTTCCGCTCTTCAGTCGGCCATCGTCGGCAACTTCGGCTGGTTCTACATTCTGTCCGTTGCCGGCTTCCTCTTGTTCGCTCTTTGGTTGTTTTTCAGCCCCTATGGGTCGATCAAGCTCGGCAAGGACGATGACGAGCCGGAATTCAGCTACCTGACGTGGTTCGCCATGCTGTTCAGCGCCGGTATGGGCATCGGCCTGCTGTTCTACGGCGTGGCGGAGCCGGTGCTGCATTTCGCCAACCCGCGTATCGGCGAGGCGGGAACGCCAGACGCGGCGCGGGAGGCGATGAATTTGGCCTTCCTGCATTGGGGGCTGCACGCCTGGGGCATCTACATCACGGTCGGCCTGTCGCTGGGCTATTTCGCCTATCGCCACGACCTGCCTCTGACCATCCGGTCGGCGCTCTACCCGCTTCTGGGCGACCGGCTGAGCGGCTGGCCCGGCCATCTGGTGGACATCGTGGCGATCGTCGGCACGCTGTTCGGCATCGCCACCTCGCTCGGGCTGGGGGTCATGCAGATCAACGCCGGGCTCGATTACCTCGGGCTGGTCGGCGTGGGCACGGTGCAGCAGATGGTGCTGATCGCCGTCATCACCGCGGTCGCCACCGTCTCGGCGGTCAGCGGCGTCGGGAAGGGCATCCGCCGGCTCAGCGAACTGAACATGCTGGCAGGGCTTCTGCTCCTGCTCTTCGTCTTCCTGCTCGGCCCGTCGGTGTTCCTGCTGTCCACGCTGGTGGAGAGCATCGGGCGCTATCTGTGGACACTGCCCTACATCAGCTTCCGCACGCTGCCCTACACCGGGGCGGAGTGGCAGGCAAGCTGGACGATGTTCTACTGGGGCTGGTGGATTTCCTGGGCGCCCTTCGTCGGCATGTTCATCGCGCGGGTGTCGCGCGGCCGGACGATCCGAGAATTCATCGGCGGCGTGCTGTTCGCCCCGGTGGCGCTGACCTTCGTCTGGTTCACCGTGTTCGGCGAGACGGCGATCCATATGGAGATGTTCGAAGGTGGCGGCATGGCGGCGGCGGTTCAGGAGAGCGTGCCGACGGCTCTGTTCGTCATGCTGGACCGCCTGCCGCTCAGCGTGGTCACCTCGGCCCTGGCGACGCTGATCGTCGTCACCTTCTTCGTCACTTCGGCCGACTCCGGCGCCCTGGTGATCGACATCATCGGGTCCGGCGGCAACCAGGACCCGCCCATCGCCACGCGCATCTTCTGGGCGGTGCTGTGCGGCGTGGTGGCGGCTGTGCTGCTCCTCGTCGGCGGGTTGCAGGCGCTTCAGACGGCGGCGGTGACGACGGCGTTGCCCTTCGCGGTGGTCATGGTGCTGATGTGCGTCGGGCTGGTGACCAGCCTGCGGGCGGAGCGTCGGGCAGGGCCGGACCGGCGGGTGGCGCGGGTGCCCACCGCGTCGGAGGGCGGCGCCCCGGTGCAGCCGGTGGGCGACGGCAACTGGCGCCAGCAACTGGCCGCCGTGATCGGGCGCAAGGCGGCCATTGCGGCGGCGGCCCCGCCCGGCGCCGCCAGCGCGCGGCGCGAGGTCGCCCGCTTCATCGCTGAAACGGTCGAGCCGGCCTTCCGTGACATCGCGGCGGAACTGGAACGGCTCGGGCGCCGGGCGGTCATCGAGGTCGGCCCCTACAACGCCGGGCTGGCGGTCCTGCGCGACGGGGAGGAGGAGTTCAGCTACGACATCCGCGCGCGGGCTTACCACCCGCTCACTTTCGCCCTTCCCGATCTGAAGGCGGCCGATGAACAGTGGCAGATGCGCGTCGAGGTAATCTTGCGCGGCGGCTTGCACAAACAATTGTTGCCGGCGCTCGCTGGGCGGGAGGCAATCGTCCGCGACTTCGTGCAGGAGTATGGAAAGTGGCGGGGGTGGTGA
- a CDS encoding SapC family protein, whose amino-acid sequence MTEPTLPLFYKNPRPLVAARDADLSLRTEPNFAFAAATNSVPLMAAEFPAACKQFPILFSEGPVVQPVALLGLRSGENLFVDANGVWEEGAYIPAYVRRYPFIFLESEDKSQLTLCIDEASDAVVPGRDNPFFVDGQPSALTNNALEFVKEVQAQSAYTTQFVEAVTAAGLMSEKRADITLNNGERLSLAGFNVIDEAAFNQLPAETLVEWRDRGWLGLVYAHLISVSSWSGLVDRLARRG is encoded by the coding sequence ATGACCGAACCGACCCTGCCCCTGTTCTACAAGAACCCCCGCCCGCTGGTGGCTGCCCGCGACGCCGACCTGTCGCTGCGGACCGAGCCGAACTTCGCGTTCGCGGCCGCCACCAACTCGGTGCCGTTGATGGCGGCGGAATTTCCCGCGGCCTGCAAGCAGTTCCCGATCCTGTTCTCGGAAGGCCCGGTGGTCCAGCCGGTGGCGCTGCTCGGCCTGCGGTCGGGCGAGAACCTGTTCGTCGACGCGAACGGCGTGTGGGAGGAAGGGGCCTACATTCCCGCCTACGTCCGCCGCTATCCGTTCATCTTCCTGGAGAGCGAGGACAAGTCGCAGCTCACCCTGTGCATCGACGAGGCGTCGGACGCCGTCGTTCCGGGTCGGGACAATCCCTTCTTCGTCGACGGGCAGCCGTCCGCCCTGACCAACAACGCCCTGGAGTTTGTCAAGGAAGTCCAGGCCCAGAGCGCCTACACCACGCAGTTCGTCGAGGCGGTGACCGCCGCCGGGCTGATGTCGGAGAAGCGTGCGGACATCACCCTGAACAACGGCGAGCGGCTGAGCCTCGCCGGTTTCAATGTGATCGACGAGGCGGCCTTCAACCAGCTTCCCGCCGAGACGCTGGTGGAATGGCGTGACCGCGGCTGGCTGGGGCTGGTTTACGCCCATCTGATTTCAGTCAGCAGCTGGTCGGGTCTGGTCGACCGCCTCGCCCGCCGGGGCTGA
- a CDS encoding sensor domain-containing diguanylate cyclase, which translates to MGHQADQNQTGVDTPGGEARAAGRPLMASMTVAELPRLDGLWAPVWLQDGGRMVWGNRAALELWNAASLADFQAREFGRQPEGGPQAEGESATGRWTFYPKGRPVTAWVRRSGMALPDGRLGTLHEAQLAAPLGDPDHGGTDTEALDRERAMLQSLIDSMPDIVFFKDVNGTYLKVNRAMLDYAGRPPLGLTDHRLFDAETAVRRRRTDQIAMQKGFSRSEEWFVHPDGRRVLMETAKAVCLDRSGKMLGVVGIARDITERRQTEKQLLRQHALLQGIIDTIPDAVFFKDRDGVLRKANRAFASWTGRPLEQLIGLGSHEIWPHEMADGIRAGDASVYAEDQPRRNEESIPLPDGGRIWVEILKAPIRDAGNELLGLVGVGRDITLRKATEDDLRRSEAEKDHLAHHDALTGLPNRRLLFDRLDMALARSRRSGRSLALLFIDLDGFKAVNDRMGHDCGDEVLRIAAARIAGCLRRSDTVARVGGDEFTIILEDVSSAADAGGVAAKIVEAVALPIPVQGPVQTNTAVIGASVGIALSPADGSDARSLLVAADGAMYRAKQAGRGTHIFYKDIPRRNPD; encoded by the coding sequence ATGGGTCATCAGGCGGATCAGAACCAGACCGGGGTCGACACTCCCGGCGGGGAGGCGCGCGCGGCGGGCCGCCCGCTGATGGCGTCAATGACCGTTGCCGAACTTCCCCGGCTTGACGGGTTGTGGGCGCCGGTGTGGCTGCAGGACGGCGGCCGGATGGTCTGGGGCAACCGCGCCGCCCTGGAGCTGTGGAACGCCGCGTCGCTCGCCGACTTCCAGGCCCGCGAGTTCGGCAGGCAGCCGGAGGGGGGGCCGCAGGCCGAAGGGGAATCGGCGACGGGGCGCTGGACCTTCTACCCCAAGGGGCGCCCGGTCACCGCCTGGGTGCGGCGCAGCGGCATGGCGCTGCCGGACGGGCGCCTGGGCACCCTGCACGAGGCGCAGCTCGCCGCACCCTTGGGCGATCCGGACCATGGCGGCACCGACACCGAGGCGCTCGACCGCGAGCGCGCCATGCTGCAAAGCCTGATCGACTCGATGCCGGACATCGTCTTCTTCAAGGACGTGAACGGCACCTACCTCAAGGTCAACCGGGCGATGCTCGACTATGCGGGGCGCCCACCGCTGGGGCTGACCGACCACCGGCTGTTCGACGCGGAAACGGCGGTGCGGCGGCGGCGGACCGACCAGATCGCCATGCAGAAGGGTTTTTCCCGCAGCGAGGAGTGGTTCGTTCACCCGGACGGGCGCCGCGTGCTGATGGAGACCGCCAAGGCCGTCTGCCTCGACCGCAGCGGCAAGATGCTGGGCGTCGTCGGCATCGCCCGCGACATCACCGAGCGGCGGCAGACGGAGAAGCAGCTTCTGCGGCAGCACGCCCTGTTGCAGGGGATCATCGACACCATCCCCGACGCCGTCTTCTTCAAGGACCGGGACGGTGTGCTGCGCAAGGCCAACCGCGCCTTCGCTTCCTGGACCGGGCGGCCGCTGGAGCAGCTGATCGGGCTGGGCAGCCACGAGATATGGCCTCATGAGATGGCCGACGGCATCCGCGCGGGCGACGCCTCGGTCTATGCCGAGGACCAGCCGCGGCGCAACGAGGAGAGCATCCCGCTGCCCGACGGCGGGCGGATCTGGGTCGAGATCCTGAAGGCGCCGATTCGCGACGCCGGCAACGAGCTTCTCGGGCTGGTCGGCGTCGGGCGCGACATCACGCTGCGCAAGGCCACCGAGGACGATCTGCGGCGGAGCGAGGCGGAGAAGGACCATCTCGCCCACCACGACGCGCTGACCGGCCTGCCCAACCGCCGCCTCCTCTTCGATCGGCTGGACATGGCGCTGGCCCGGTCGCGGCGGTCCGGGCGATCGCTGGCCCTGCTGTTCATCGACCTCGACGGCTTCAAGGCGGTCAACGACCGGATGGGCCACGATTGCGGCGACGAGGTGCTGCGCATCGCCGCGGCGCGAATCGCTGGCTGTCTGCGCCGCAGCGACACGGTGGCCCGCGTCGGCGGCGACGAGTTCACCATCATCCTGGAGGATGTGAGCTCCGCCGCCGATGCCGGGGGTGTGGCCGCCAAGATCGTGGAGGCGGTGGCGCTGCCCATCCCGGTGCAGGGTCCGGTCCAGACCAACACCGCCGTGATCGGCGCCAGCGTCGGCATCGCCCTGTCCCCCGCCGACGGATCGGACGCCCGCAGTCTGCTGGTGGCCGCGGACGGCGCGATGTACCGGGCCAAGCAGGCGGGCCGCGGCACCCATATCTTTTACAAGGACATTCCCCGCAGGAATCCGGACTGA
- a CDS encoding TrkH family potassium uptake protein codes for MTGFDTRPVFFIIGALLSVLAVAMLLPMSVDLAAGNPDWMVFAIACALTLFFGVQFMLANRMDRIALNVRQAFLLTALSWVVICAFAAVPFMVSQIDLTAADAYFEAMSSLTATGATVISGLDGLAPGLLLWRSLLQWLGGIGIIGMAIAILPFLQVGGMQLFRSESSDRSDKVTPRASDLAIAVGWIYLCLTAICTVMLSYAGMSWFDAVNHAMTAVSTGGFSTRDASIASWNSPAVEWVLVVFMVLGGMPFVRFISLAQGRAASFWADTQIRWYLGFLAAVSFGMSIWLTLTRDVPWDDAIRVTTFNVVSVVTTTGYASIDYERWGPLASVVFFILTFVGGCTGSTSGGLKIFRFEILFIVLRALQRRLYSPNLVIPLNYNGKPVSADVMISVMGFGFVYLMSVFVLAFVLAFLGVDVVSALSGAATAVSNVGPGLGPTIGPSGNFATLPDGAKWALAAGMLLGRLEFFTVLVVLSPSFWRR; via the coding sequence ATGACTGGTTTCGACACCCGCCCTGTCTTCTTCATCATCGGCGCGCTTCTCAGCGTCCTGGCCGTCGCGATGCTGCTTCCGATGTCCGTCGATCTGGCGGCCGGCAATCCGGACTGGATGGTCTTCGCCATTGCCTGCGCCCTGACGCTGTTCTTCGGCGTCCAGTTCATGCTGGCCAACCGCATGGACCGGATTGCGCTGAACGTTCGCCAGGCTTTTTTGCTGACCGCCCTGTCCTGGGTCGTCATCTGCGCCTTCGCCGCCGTGCCCTTCATGGTGTCGCAGATCGATCTGACGGCGGCCGACGCCTATTTCGAGGCGATGTCGTCGCTGACCGCCACCGGGGCCACGGTGATCTCCGGGCTGGACGGGTTGGCGCCGGGGCTGCTGCTGTGGCGGTCGCTGCTGCAGTGGCTGGGCGGCATCGGCATCATCGGCATGGCCATCGCCATTCTGCCCTTCCTCCAGGTGGGCGGCATGCAGCTCTTCCGCTCGGAGTCCTCCGACCGATCGGACAAGGTGACGCCGCGGGCCAGCGACCTCGCCATCGCCGTGGGCTGGATCTACCTGTGCCTGACCGCGATTTGCACGGTGATGCTCTCCTACGCGGGGATGTCCTGGTTCGACGCCGTCAACCACGCGATGACCGCCGTGTCCACCGGCGGTTTCTCCACCCGCGACGCGTCCATCGCCAGTTGGAACAGCCCGGCGGTCGAGTGGGTCCTGGTGGTCTTCATGGTGCTGGGCGGCATGCCCTTCGTCCGCTTCATCAGCCTTGCCCAAGGGCGGGCGGCCAGCTTCTGGGCGGACACGCAGATCCGCTGGTACCTCGGCTTCCTCGCGGCGGTCTCCTTCGGCATGTCGATCTGGCTGACTCTGACACGGGATGTGCCGTGGGACGACGCCATCCGCGTGACCACCTTCAACGTCGTCTCGGTGGTCACCACCACCGGCTACGCCTCCATCGACTATGAGCGGTGGGGGCCGTTGGCGTCGGTGGTCTTCTTCATCCTGACCTTCGTCGGCGGCTGCACCGGATCGACCTCGGGCGGGCTGAAGATCTTCCGGTTCGAGATCCTGTTCATTGTGCTGCGCGCGCTGCAGCGCCGCCTCTACAGCCCCAACCTGGTGATTCCGCTCAACTACAACGGCAAGCCGGTCAGCGCCGACGTGATGATCTCGGTGATGGGTTTCGGCTTCGTCTACCTGATGTCGGTGTTTGTGCTGGCCTTCGTACTGGCCTTCCTGGGAGTGGACGTTGTGTCCGCGCTGTCGGGGGCGGCGACGGCGGTCAGCAACGTCGGCCCCGGCCTTGGCCCGACCATCGGACCCTCCGGGAATTTCGCCACTTTGCCGGACGGGGCCAAATGGGCGCTGGCCGCCGGCATGCTGCTGGGGCGGCTGGAGTTCTTCACCGTCCTGGTCGTGCTCAGTCCGTCCTTCTGGCGGCGGTGA